One Persicobacter psychrovividus DNA window includes the following coding sequences:
- the rfaE2 gene encoding D-glycero-beta-D-manno-heptose 1-phosphate adenylyltransferase: MNTTANKIITWEQIEETMDAYRKAGERIVFSNGCFDILHLGHIDYLEKAREKGDRLVMGLNTDASVSKLKGPERPINNEYARARMLAALAFVDNVILFGEETPQLLIETVKPDVLVKGNDYTIDNIVGAPFVLERGGSVETVELVEGFSTTNMIEKIRKVGL; the protein is encoded by the coding sequence ATGAATACCACAGCAAATAAAATCATTACCTGGGAACAGATCGAAGAAACCATGGACGCCTACCGCAAAGCCGGCGAGCGTATTGTGTTCTCTAACGGCTGTTTCGATATCCTTCATTTAGGCCACATCGACTACCTTGAAAAAGCCCGTGAAAAAGGGGATCGCCTGGTGATGGGGCTGAATACAGATGCCTCCGTCAGTAAGCTGAAAGGCCCGGAACGCCCGATCAATAACGAGTATGCCCGCGCAAGAATGCTGGCTGCTTTGGCTTTTGTGGATAATGTAATCCTGTTCGGTGAAGAAACACCACAGCTATTGATTGAGACCGTCAAGCCGGATGTTCTTGTGAAGGGAAACGATTATACTATAGACAATATTGTGGGAGCGCCTTTCGTTTTGGAACGCGGCGGGAGTGTCGAAACGGTCGAGTTGGTGGAAGGATTCTCCACCACCAATATGATTGAAAAAATCAGAAAAGTAGGCCTCTAA
- a CDS encoding metalloregulator ArsR/SmtB family transcription factor, with the protein MNSKDKISFSEEQIRMATLAKAIAHPARIAILQHLLDANECICGDFVSKLPLSQSTVSQHLKELKNAGLINASANPPKMMYCINKPTFDELEQYFKNLVNRKAIKDCCEK; encoded by the coding sequence ATGAACAGCAAGGACAAAATCAGCTTCAGCGAGGAACAAATCCGTATGGCCACTTTGGCAAAAGCCATTGCGCATCCTGCCCGCATTGCTATTCTTCAGCATTTACTTGATGCCAACGAGTGTATTTGTGGAGATTTTGTCAGTAAGCTTCCCTTGTCGCAATCTACGGTCAGTCAGCATTTAAAAGAACTGAAAAATGCGGGTTTGATCAATGCGAGTGCCAACCCTCCCAAAATGATGTACTGTATCAATAAGCCCACCTTCGATGAGCTGGAGCAGTATTTCAAAAATTTAGTCAACAGAAAGGCCATTAAAGATTGTTGTGAAAAATAA
- a CDS encoding MATE family efflux transporter yields the protein MLNSKASLPPKNRLIRLALPIITGSLLQLAYNITDMFWVGRVGSSAVAAVGTAGFYMNLAWALLTLLLTGVNVLVPQSVGAGDKTKINRVASTAFWGISILAVAVTAVLCWGKQPLIGFFKFNDPAVEEQAQQYLYIVAFSVVLQYLNLFFASLINAHGKTKTTLKINSLGILTNIILDPLLITSYGMGVKGAAYATVIARAVVFVRYLYLLQKQQDIKIWKVRPDFKLIRPIIKLGSPIALQRLTFTGIQIIMAKLLAEWGAKAVAAQQIGLSMEALSFMTMAGLSQAMTIQTGQDYGGQHYKLIPKTYREGITFATIIGLSITALFWLLPQQLMGFFLKDPQTIALGTIYLYILGASQVFMCWEMVTVGAFNGLGKTQIPPIVSIICTGARIPLALLLAHQLDCGVEGIWAAVTVSSIAKGVILPSLFLWTLYQFKKHSFSFSKSI from the coding sequence ATGTTAAATTCAAAGGCTTCACTTCCCCCTAAAAACCGGCTGATCCGTTTGGCACTCCCCATCATCACGGGATCGCTACTGCAACTGGCCTACAATATTACCGATATGTTCTGGGTTGGGCGAGTGGGCAGCAGTGCTGTTGCGGCAGTGGGAACAGCGGGTTTCTACATGAACCTTGCCTGGGCCTTGCTTACCCTGCTGCTAACAGGCGTGAATGTGCTCGTACCACAAAGCGTTGGGGCAGGCGACAAAACAAAAATCAACAGGGTGGCCTCCACCGCTTTTTGGGGAATCAGTATATTGGCTGTGGCAGTAACGGCAGTACTCTGCTGGGGAAAGCAGCCCCTTATTGGCTTTTTCAAATTTAACGACCCCGCAGTAGAAGAGCAAGCGCAGCAATACCTGTATATTGTCGCTTTCAGTGTTGTGCTTCAATACCTGAACCTATTCTTTGCTTCGCTGATTAATGCTCATGGCAAAACCAAAACTACCCTGAAAATCAATTCCCTGGGTATCCTTACCAATATTATCCTCGACCCGCTGCTGATTACAAGCTACGGCATGGGCGTAAAAGGTGCTGCCTATGCGACCGTCATTGCGAGGGCAGTGGTGTTTGTCCGTTATCTGTACCTGTTACAAAAACAGCAGGACATTAAAATATGGAAGGTTCGTCCGGACTTTAAACTGATCAGGCCCATTATTAAACTGGGCAGCCCCATAGCCCTGCAACGCCTGACCTTCACGGGTATTCAGATTATTATGGCCAAGCTGCTTGCCGAATGGGGTGCCAAGGCTGTTGCCGCACAGCAAATTGGTTTGAGCATGGAGGCTTTGTCGTTTATGACCATGGCCGGACTTTCACAGGCCATGACCATTCAAACAGGTCAGGATTATGGCGGACAGCATTACAAGCTTATCCCCAAAACTTACCGGGAAGGCATCACTTTCGCCACCATCATCGGGCTGAGTATAACCGCGCTGTTCTGGCTATTGCCTCAACAGCTTATGGGCTTCTTCCTGAAAGATCCACAGACTATCGCACTGGGCACCATCTACCTGTATATCCTCGGCGCTTCTCAGGTATTTATGTGCTGGGAAATGGTAACCGTCGGCGCCTTCAATGGGCTCGGCAAAACACAAATTCCGCCTATCGTCAGTATTATCTGTACAGGCGCCCGCATTCCCCTGGCCTTATTGCTTGCACACCAGTTGGATTGTGGCGTCGAAGGTATCTGGGCGGCCGTTACGGTCAGTTCAATTGCCAAAGGAGTCATTCTCCCCAGCCTATTTCTCTGGACACTTTACCAATTCAAGAAACATTCATTTTCCTTTTCTAAATCTATATAA
- the gshAB gene encoding bifunctional glutamate--cysteine ligase GshA/glutathione synthetase GshB has product MMDTSVFTLPQATSPFQIEGLFGLEKENLRVNPDGTLALTPHPKALGDKLKNPYITVDFSESQLEMITPPLPSIEQAHGFLSTIHEVVSANIGEELLWPSSMPPILPEAEDEVPLANFGQAGKDFEAYRNHLSTAYGRKKQLISGIHFNISPTEAMLQQLFEQSDHKDRETFEQALYLKVMRQMMRYRWIPLMLTGNSPVAHHSFLNNGCDMLTAKGDTHTHEHSHSIRTSICGYKNKEEFFLNYSSWKQYKSSIQALIQQGKLKAEKELYLPFRIKQQPKTNRISHLEIRILDLNPTVDMGLQLRDLALYHLFFLWALYSEEQNAQFTQAEQFVAYRNQYQVACCGTHVELWDAQEQVMANQKELVGAFLQAVKNFLPKDLPTSTYHQAIAYFEQLNDKPEGNITHKIRQEAQKQGFIDYHLNLAKTYRQQAHQHGFQFKGLEELELSTQLMLREAIKRGITFELIDPAANFVKFTKDGKTEFVQQATKTSLDTYSGVLMMENKVVTKKVLHQAGVQVPLGADFDDPKRAKQAFARFANQPIVIKPKSTNFGLGISILKENNEEALFLEAIEAAFNEDDTILIEPFIAGREFRIFVIGEEVVGILHRVPANVVGDGNSTIATLVEKKNLDPLRGVGYRTPLEKIRLGAPEKLFLATQGLTFEDVPKAGEVVFIRENSNISTGGDSIDFTDDIHPSYKQIALDAAKAMGVKITGLDMMIQEIDQPATAQNYSVIEMNFNPAIHIHCHPYKGKNRHLDAKMMDILGF; this is encoded by the coding sequence ATGATGGACACTTCTGTTTTTACCCTCCCACAAGCAACCAGCCCTTTCCAGATAGAAGGTTTATTCGGTTTGGAAAAAGAAAATTTACGCGTAAACCCTGACGGTACCCTCGCCCTGACCCCACACCCGAAAGCACTGGGCGACAAACTCAAGAACCCTTACATTACCGTTGATTTTTCCGAAAGCCAATTGGAAATGATCACGCCCCCATTGCCGAGTATTGAGCAGGCGCATGGTTTTTTATCCACCATTCATGAAGTGGTCAGTGCCAATATCGGCGAAGAGTTGTTGTGGCCATCGAGCATGCCCCCGATTTTACCTGAGGCTGAAGATGAAGTGCCCTTGGCTAATTTTGGGCAAGCAGGGAAAGATTTTGAAGCGTACAGAAATCATTTATCTACCGCATACGGACGAAAAAAACAGCTTATCTCAGGTATTCATTTCAATATCAGTCCCACGGAAGCGATGCTCCAGCAATTGTTTGAGCAAAGTGACCATAAAGACCGTGAAACTTTTGAACAGGCGCTTTACCTGAAAGTCATGCGCCAAATGATGCGCTACCGATGGATCCCGCTTATGCTGACAGGCAACAGCCCCGTGGCACATCATTCCTTCCTCAATAATGGCTGTGATATGCTTACCGCCAAAGGCGATACCCACACGCATGAGCATTCCCATTCTATCCGTACCAGTATCTGCGGATACAAAAACAAAGAGGAGTTTTTCCTAAATTACAGCAGCTGGAAGCAGTATAAATCCTCGATTCAGGCCCTCATTCAGCAGGGAAAATTAAAAGCTGAAAAAGAGCTTTATCTACCTTTCCGCATTAAGCAACAACCCAAAACCAACCGCATTTCACATCTCGAAATACGTATTCTCGACCTGAATCCGACTGTGGACATGGGGTTGCAATTGCGGGACCTGGCCTTGTACCACCTGTTCTTCCTCTGGGCCTTGTACTCCGAGGAACAAAATGCACAGTTTACACAGGCTGAACAGTTTGTTGCCTACCGAAACCAATATCAGGTCGCCTGTTGTGGTACTCATGTGGAATTGTGGGACGCACAAGAGCAGGTGATGGCCAATCAGAAGGAGCTTGTCGGGGCCTTTCTTCAAGCGGTAAAAAACTTTCTTCCGAAGGATTTACCCACCAGCACCTACCATCAGGCCATCGCCTATTTCGAGCAACTGAACGATAAACCCGAAGGGAATATCACCCATAAAATCAGGCAGGAAGCCCAAAAACAAGGCTTTATTGACTATCACCTGAATTTGGCAAAAACTTACCGACAGCAGGCGCATCAACATGGCTTTCAGTTCAAAGGGCTGGAAGAGCTCGAACTATCCACACAGCTGATGCTCCGCGAGGCGATAAAAAGAGGCATAACTTTCGAGCTGATTGACCCCGCTGCCAATTTTGTGAAATTCACCAAAGACGGGAAAACTGAATTTGTTCAGCAAGCAACCAAAACCTCCCTTGATACTTACAGTGGGGTACTGATGATGGAAAATAAGGTGGTTACAAAAAAAGTGCTGCACCAGGCAGGAGTACAAGTACCACTCGGCGCCGATTTCGATGACCCCAAACGGGCGAAGCAGGCTTTTGCTCGGTTTGCAAATCAGCCGATTGTCATCAAGCCCAAATCCACCAACTTTGGCCTGGGGATCAGCATTCTGAAAGAAAATAACGAGGAAGCACTCTTTTTGGAAGCAATTGAGGCGGCATTCAATGAAGATGACACGATTCTCATAGAGCCATTTATTGCTGGGCGTGAATTTAGGATTTTCGTTATTGGCGAGGAAGTTGTCGGCATACTTCATCGTGTTCCTGCCAATGTTGTCGGCGATGGAAATTCAACCATCGCGACATTGGTTGAAAAGAAAAACCTGGATCCCCTACGGGGTGTCGGCTACCGAACCCCCTTGGAGAAAATCCGTCTTGGTGCCCCGGAAAAGTTGTTTTTAGCCACTCAGGGACTCACTTTTGAGGATGTCCCCAAAGCAGGAGAAGTGGTTTTCATTCGTGAAAATTCCAATATTTCTACTGGTGGCGACAGCATTGATTTCACCGATGACATTCACCCAAGCTACAAACAAATTGCCTTGGATGCCGCAAAAGCCATGGGGGTAAAAATTACTGGCCTCGACATGATGATTCAGGAAATCGATCAGCCTGCAACGGCGCAAAATTATTCCGTGATTGAAATGAACTTCAACCCCGCCATTCACATCCACTGCCACCCCTACAAAGGGAAAAACAGACATCTGGACGCGAAAATGATGGATATTCTGGGTTTTTAA
- a CDS encoding transglutaminase-like domain-containing protein, with product MSVLLYLFWLILPQSSTADAMILQEKLGVKVESPMSYTVTRERDVMIFNAEGAHLAEDYLFYDDGGSIVSFKGAVYNLNSDTPVRKSKQKDFIDRSIYNGGVSDYRVRRLDMTSGNYPYRVKIVSKIRVKKGFLSLPSWNPDRYLRTPVKSSIFEVQLPADYPVTVAEQNYPTAVEETALEKGGRLLKWAVNDLEARDQWEDYYPKNKQSITVSVVPQHFSYGNTVGNNASWQTFGQWYFELNKDKYSLPVALQEKTAELVKDKDRASAIQAIYQWVQKNNRYVSIQIGIGGFESAPSALTFSRGYGDCKALTTLTKGMLNYAGIAADPVLVYGGQAKREVDAGMVNNQFNHVILALPNAQDTTWLECTSDTSPVGYLGAFTGDRYGLYIKDQGSGLVKTKQYTLSDNILMNRAEMQLQANGTAIGEIEKTYQGVYFGEFLNWNQRTQKEQKAYYYSSLRMKSFTLQAHEESDEMAQFIHRKKINIEASNTVKKAGAKLFLTPNIFQNMGEQIKGDSRHFPIQQSQSFDQHNVVRWHLPAGYHPHKLPEPVELKSPFGTYHGRYEMQGNVLVWTRNYQYTAGKFPADDFEAFKAFEKAIYRAEKTRLMLVPTT from the coding sequence ATGAGTGTTTTACTTTACCTGTTTTGGCTTATTTTACCACAGTCATCTACTGCAGATGCGATGATTCTGCAAGAAAAACTTGGGGTAAAGGTGGAGTCTCCGATGAGCTACACGGTTACCCGAGAACGGGATGTGATGATTTTTAATGCTGAAGGGGCTCATTTGGCGGAAGATTATCTGTTTTATGATGACGGAGGCTCGATTGTCTCTTTCAAAGGGGCCGTTTATAATTTAAACAGTGATACGCCCGTCAGGAAATCCAAGCAAAAAGACTTTATCGACCGCTCTATTTATAATGGCGGGGTTTCCGATTATCGTGTTAGGCGCTTGGACATGACCAGTGGCAATTACCCTTATCGAGTAAAAATTGTCTCTAAAATTCGAGTGAAAAAGGGCTTTTTGAGTCTTCCTTCCTGGAATCCCGATCGGTATTTAAGAACTCCTGTAAAGTCCTCCATATTTGAGGTGCAGCTGCCGGCAGATTACCCTGTAACAGTGGCGGAGCAAAATTACCCCACAGCAGTTGAAGAAACAGCCCTCGAGAAAGGTGGTCGTCTGTTAAAGTGGGCGGTGAACGATTTGGAGGCCAGGGACCAATGGGAAGATTATTATCCGAAAAATAAGCAATCGATAACGGTGAGTGTGGTTCCACAGCATTTCAGTTATGGAAATACGGTGGGTAACAACGCGAGTTGGCAGACTTTTGGGCAGTGGTATTTCGAGCTAAATAAGGATAAATACAGCTTGCCAGTTGCCTTACAGGAGAAAACAGCCGAATTAGTGAAGGATAAGGACCGCGCTTCGGCGATTCAGGCAATTTATCAGTGGGTTCAAAAAAACAATCGCTACGTCAGTATTCAAATAGGTATTGGCGGCTTTGAATCTGCTCCGAGTGCTTTGACGTTCAGTCGGGGGTATGGAGATTGTAAGGCGCTGACGACCCTGACAAAAGGAATGCTCAATTATGCTGGAATTGCCGCAGATCCTGTTTTGGTTTACGGTGGGCAGGCAAAGCGTGAGGTGGATGCAGGTATGGTGAACAATCAATTTAATCATGTGATTTTGGCACTTCCGAATGCGCAGGATACCACCTGGCTGGAATGCACCAGCGATACGAGTCCTGTGGGGTATTTGGGTGCCTTTACAGGCGACCGCTATGGGCTGTATATTAAGGATCAGGGCAGTGGGCTGGTAAAAACGAAGCAGTATACCCTTTCCGATAATATACTGATGAATCGGGCAGAAATGCAGTTACAGGCCAACGGAACAGCAATAGGCGAAATCGAAAAAACCTATCAGGGGGTATATTTCGGGGAATTTTTGAACTGGAATCAGCGGACACAAAAAGAGCAGAAAGCGTACTACTACAGTTCACTAAGAATGAAGTCGTTTACACTGCAAGCTCATGAGGAATCCGATGAAATGGCACAATTTATCCACCGCAAGAAAATCAATATTGAGGCCAGTAACACCGTTAAAAAGGCAGGCGCAAAGCTTTTCCTGACCCCGAATATTTTTCAGAACATGGGGGAACAGATCAAGGGCGACAGCCGTCACTTTCCCATTCAGCAAAGCCAAAGTTTTGATCAGCACAATGTGGTTCGCTGGCACTTACCTGCCGGCTATCATCCGCATAAATTGCCGGAGCCTGTTGAATTGAAAAGTCCTTTTGGAACTTATCATGGGCGATACGAAATGCAAGGCAATGTGCTGGTATGGACACGGAACTATCAGTATACCGCAGGTAAATTTCCTGCCGATGATTTTGAGGCTTTCAAGGCGTTTGAAAAAGCCATTTACAGGGCCGAGAAAACAAGATTGATGCTGGTGCCCACAACTTAA
- a CDS encoding DUF3857 domain-containing protein — protein sequence MSKDYPELDASAEALILFDQGRQGIEYISNRGWVRTYNRYLVIRVNNESGKEWADVDLDLYGQMEQYSDRAVIKGNTYNLQNGKWVKDKLDKDHIFNDKVSDDQLRKKIRFPNVKVGSVIELKYKITSSSIAGFKTWFYQTDIPTVWSDYTVSIPDYFSFVSPNQGFLSFHTNQRDQVVGQFKFDPSEQPKIGNINVLHQTCYLVPALKPEKFSTAAVDFYQQMRVQLNSFRNPFTQMQATLLGNWKEFSYSLSTYIHFGNYYDGHSGFYKRFSAELSEGNLQCSNENLAIVYHNLSKKVKWNGESRLYAEERSPSKVVEKGLGNSADINLMLIGCLKKLGYEVSPLILSTRSHGRANISVPMIQDYNYVCALVRLPDSRASIVLDATSPLLTAGQLPFRCMSTFGQVIDDKNPSQFNIRASKGFFRTYQTTISFDLEKEQKQLAVKLKYQGLSAVQERALEIKRNEREEEETVADMLPDYEISDYHANNLNQIYKTFERQFSATQQIDDPEFLTVSLPFGLKKNEFLNEGRKVPIDFGAPIKNKYLYQIKIPEGYTIENELKPIRVIMPDKVTYFNFTPSRSPNVLTLMLEVNIGKPLYEADSFAHFKAIYDQVLNKFAEEIILTKISQ from the coding sequence TTGTCGAAAGACTATCCTGAGCTGGACGCCTCAGCAGAGGCCTTGATTCTTTTCGATCAAGGAAGGCAAGGCATTGAGTACATTTCCAATAGAGGTTGGGTACGGACGTATAATCGCTACTTGGTGATCAGAGTCAATAACGAGTCTGGAAAAGAGTGGGCTGATGTTGATTTGGACCTGTACGGCCAGATGGAGCAGTATTCCGACCGCGCTGTGATCAAAGGAAATACCTATAATTTGCAAAATGGAAAATGGGTAAAAGATAAGCTGGATAAGGATCATATATTTAACGATAAGGTGTCGGACGATCAGCTTCGGAAAAAAATTCGTTTCCCTAACGTGAAGGTTGGTAGTGTGATCGAGTTGAAATATAAGATCACATCAAGTTCAATTGCTGGATTTAAAACATGGTTTTATCAAACAGATATTCCTACGGTTTGGAGTGATTACACCGTAAGTATTCCCGATTATTTTTCTTTTGTGAGCCCAAATCAAGGTTTTTTATCTTTTCACACCAACCAAAGAGACCAAGTGGTTGGACAGTTTAAATTTGATCCTTCAGAACAGCCAAAGATTGGGAATATTAATGTTTTGCATCAAACGTGTTATCTGGTGCCGGCATTGAAGCCTGAAAAATTCTCGACGGCAGCGGTGGACTTTTATCAGCAAATGCGGGTTCAACTGAACTCCTTCAGAAACCCATTTACTCAAATGCAAGCAACGCTGTTGGGGAACTGGAAGGAGTTTTCTTACTCCTTAAGCACTTATATACATTTCGGTAATTATTATGATGGGCACTCGGGTTTTTATAAAAGATTCAGTGCAGAACTTTCTGAGGGTAATCTTCAGTGCTCCAATGAGAATTTAGCCATTGTTTACCACAACCTCAGTAAAAAGGTGAAATGGAATGGCGAGAGCCGTTTGTACGCCGAGGAACGCTCCCCCTCAAAAGTGGTAGAAAAGGGCCTCGGTAATTCTGCAGATATTAATTTGATGCTCATTGGATGCCTGAAGAAACTGGGCTATGAGGTTTCTCCCCTAATATTGAGCACACGTTCACATGGGCGGGCCAATATCTCTGTTCCCATGATTCAGGATTATAATTATGTATGTGCTTTGGTGCGCTTGCCTGACAGCCGAGCGTCGATCGTTCTTGATGCGACCTCTCCCCTGCTCACTGCCGGCCAGCTTCCTTTCAGATGTATGAGTACTTTCGGGCAAGTGATTGATGACAAGAACCCCTCACAATTTAATATCAGGGCATCAAAAGGTTTTTTTCGCACTTATCAAACCACTATTTCATTCGATTTAGAAAAGGAGCAAAAGCAGCTTGCCGTTAAATTGAAATACCAGGGCTTGAGCGCAGTACAGGAGCGGGCATTGGAAATTAAGCGTAATGAGCGAGAGGAAGAAGAGACTGTCGCAGATATGTTACCCGACTATGAAATCTCGGATTACCATGCCAATAATTTGAATCAAATTTATAAAACGTTTGAAAGACAGTTTTCAGCAACTCAGCAGATTGATGACCCTGAGTTTTTGACCGTCAGTTTGCCTTTTGGCCTGAAGAAAAATGAATTTTTAAATGAAGGCAGAAAGGTGCCGATTGATTTTGGTGCACCCATTAAAAATAAGTACCTGTACCAGATAAAGATTCCTGAGGGCTATACGATTGAAAATGAATTGAAGCCAATTCGGGTAATCATGCCAGACAAGGTAACGTACTTCAATTTTACCCCTTCGAGGAGCCCAAATGTTTTGACATTGATGCTCGAGGTCAATATCGGTAAACCTTTGTATGAGGCGGACAGCTTCGCTCATTTCAAGGCAATTTATGATCAGGTACTTAATAAGTTTGCAGAAGAGATTATTCTCACTAAAATATCGCAATAG
- the rho gene encoding transcription termination factor Rho has protein sequence MYNIEELSVKLLSELKEVAEELGVTKYKSLPKKELIYKILDQQAVMPEDQLQKLIEKKQTAPAAEKKEAKPKAEKKDKPAKEKPARKPREPKAAKEKPARAPKAEKPAADAPAFESKLPKRESVKTIEPVGIDEKPAEKREKRERKPRAERPERTERPNDRNNNDRNKERKERKPRNNNKNNESDKQEDLLDLFTAAVTSGKIPEPAPATAPTQPTPEETKPVSEEKAPEEAAETIAPVAKKQDEPVAIPPRKREPVAPIAPAEEEVAATEEADAPEEKTERREQREPRDNRDNRDDRMNKRQLQQTIKDFDGIVESEGVLEIMQDGYGFLRSSDYNYLASPDDIYVSPSQIKLFGLKTGDTVCGSIRPPKEGEKYFALLRVETVNGKTTEEIRDRVPFEHLTPLFPQEKLNLVDQTNKYSTRVLDLFAPIGKGQRGMIVAQPKTGKTVLLKDIANSIAKNHPEVYLIILLIDERPEEVTDMARSVRAEVVSSTFDEQAERHVKVSNMVLEKSKRMVECGHDVVILLDSITRLARAHNTVVPSSGKILSGGVDANALHKPKRFFGAARNVENGGSLTIVATALTETGSKMDEVIFEEFKGTGNMELQLDRKLANRRVYPAIDILSSGTRREDLLTDRDSLQKVWLLRKHGLSDMNSQEAMEWMLEKMRGTKDNEEFLLSMNG, from the coding sequence ATGTACAATATCGAAGAACTGAGTGTCAAACTACTTTCTGAATTGAAAGAAGTTGCCGAAGAGTTGGGAGTTACCAAATATAAAAGCCTTCCTAAAAAAGAGTTGATCTATAAAATCCTCGATCAACAAGCGGTAATGCCCGAAGACCAGTTGCAAAAACTGATCGAAAAAAAACAAACTGCTCCTGCTGCTGAGAAAAAAGAAGCAAAACCCAAAGCAGAAAAGAAAGACAAACCTGCCAAAGAAAAGCCTGCACGCAAACCTCGTGAGCCAAAAGCAGCCAAAGAAAAACCGGCACGTGCACCAAAAGCAGAAAAGCCTGCAGCTGATGCCCCTGCTTTTGAATCGAAATTACCAAAGCGTGAATCTGTAAAAACGATTGAGCCTGTTGGTATTGACGAGAAGCCTGCGGAAAAGCGTGAAAAACGTGAGCGTAAGCCTCGTGCTGAACGCCCAGAGCGTACTGAGCGCCCTAACGATCGCAATAATAACGACCGTAACAAAGAGCGCAAGGAGCGTAAACCACGCAACAACAACAAAAATAATGAGTCGGATAAGCAAGAGGATTTGCTTGACCTATTCACTGCTGCGGTAACGTCAGGAAAAATTCCTGAGCCAGCACCGGCTACAGCACCTACCCAACCTACCCCTGAAGAAACAAAGCCTGTGTCAGAAGAGAAAGCGCCTGAAGAGGCCGCAGAAACTATCGCTCCTGTAGCTAAAAAGCAAGACGAGCCTGTGGCCATTCCACCACGCAAGCGTGAGCCTGTTGCACCGATTGCACCTGCTGAAGAAGAAGTGGCAGCCACAGAAGAGGCTGATGCTCCAGAAGAAAAAACGGAGCGTCGTGAACAGCGCGAGCCAAGAGATAATCGTGATAACCGTGACGACCGCATGAACAAGCGCCAGTTGCAACAAACCATTAAGGATTTTGACGGTATCGTTGAAAGCGAAGGTGTGTTGGAGATCATGCAGGATGGCTATGGTTTCTTGCGTTCATCAGACTACAACTATTTGGCTTCGCCGGATGATATTTACGTATCTCCTTCGCAGATCAAATTGTTCGGTTTGAAAACAGGTGATACTGTTTGTGGATCTATCCGCCCACCAAAAGAAGGTGAAAAATACTTCGCTTTGTTGCGTGTAGAAACTGTAAACGGCAAAACTACCGAAGAAATTCGTGACCGTGTACCATTCGAACACTTGACGCCTTTGTTCCCACAGGAAAAGTTGAACTTGGTAGATCAAACCAACAAATACTCTACCCGAGTATTGGATTTGTTTGCACCTATCGGTAAAGGTCAGCGTGGTATGATCGTGGCACAGCCAAAAACAGGTAAGACGGTATTGTTGAAAGATATCGCCAACTCGATCGCCAAAAATCACCCTGAGGTTTATTTGATCATCTTGTTGATCGATGAACGTCCTGAGGAGGTTACTGATATGGCGCGTTCGGTTCGTGCAGAAGTAGTATCCTCTACTTTTGATGAGCAGGCAGAACGCCACGTGAAGGTATCGAATATGGTCTTGGAGAAATCCAAACGTATGGTAGAGTGTGGTCATGATGTAGTAATCCTTTTGGATTCTATCACTCGTTTGGCACGTGCGCACAACACCGTTGTTCCTTCATCAGGTAAAATCTTGTCTGGTGGTGTGGATGCTAACGCATTGCACAAACCTAAGCGTTTCTTCGGAGCGGCACGTAATGTAGAAAATGGTGGTTCATTGACCATCGTTGCGACAGCCCTGACAGAAACAGGTTCAAAAATGGATGAGGTAATCTTTGAAGAATTCAAAGGTACAGGTAATATGGAACTTCAGTTGGATCGTAAATTGGCCAACCGTCGCGTTTACCCTGCTATTGATATTCTTTCTTCAGGTACACGCCGTGAGGATCTATTGACTGACCGCGATTCCCTACAAAAAGTATGGTTGCTGCGTAAGCATGGTTTGTCGGATATGAACTCGCAAGAAGCGATGGAATGGATGTTGGAGAAAATGAGAGGCACCAAAGACAATGAGGAATTCCTGTTGTCGATGAATGGTTAA